In Neomonachus schauinslandi chromosome 6, ASM220157v2, whole genome shotgun sequence, a genomic segment contains:
- the LOC110589518 gene encoding cytochrome P450 26A1 yields the protein MGLPALLASALCTFVLPLLLFLAAVKLWDLYCMSSRDRSCALPLPPGTMGFPFFGETLQMVLQRRKFLQMKRRKYGFIYKTHLFGRPTVRVMGADNVRRILLGEHRLVSVHWPASVRTILGSGCLSNLHDSSHKQRKKVIMRAFSREALQCYVPVIAEEVGTCLEQWLSRGERGLLVYPQVKRLMFRIAMRILLGCEPRLASGGDAEQQLAEAFEEMTRNLFSLPIDVPFSGLYRGLKARNLIHERIEENIRAKICGLRTAEAGGGCKDALQLLIEHSWERGERLDMQALKQSSTELLFGGHETTASAATSLITYLGLYPHVLQKVREELKSKGLLCKSNQDNKLDMEILEQLKYIGCVIKETLRLNPPVPGGFRVALKTFELNGYQIPKGWNVIYSICDTHDVADIFTNKDEFNPDRFLLPHPEDASRFSFIPFGGGLRSCVGKEFAKILLKIFTVELARHCDWRLLNGPPTMKTSPTVYPVDDLPARFTRFQGEI from the exons ATGGGGCTCCCGGCGCTGCTGGCCAGTGCGCTCTGCACCTTCGTGCTACCGCTGCTGCTCTTCCTGGCCGCGGTCAAGCTCTGGGACCTGTACTGCATGAGCAGCCGCGACCGCAGCTGCGCCCTCCCTTTGCCGCCCGGAACTATGGGCTTCCCCTTCTTCGGGGAAACACTGCAGATGGTGCTACAG CGGAGGAAGTTCCTGCAGATGAAGCGCAGGAAATACGGCTTCATCTACAAGACGCATCTGTTCGGGCGGCCCACGGTGCGGGTGATGGGCGCCGACAACGTGCGGCGCATCTTGCTCGGGGAGCACCGGCTGGTGTCGGTCCACTGGCCCGCGTCGGTGCGCACCATCCTGGGCTCCGGCTGCCTCTCCAACCTACACGACTCCTCTCACAAGCAGCGCAAGAAG GTGATTATGCGGGCCTTCAGCCGCGAGGCGCTCCAGTGCTACGTGCCGGTGATCGCCGAGGAAGTGGGCACTTGCCTGGAACAGTGGCTGAGCCGCGGCGAGCGCGGCCTCCTGGTCTACCCCCAGGTGAAGCGCCTCATGTTCCGCATCGCCATGCGCATCCTGCTGGGCTGTGAGCCCCGGCTGGCGAGCGGCGGGGACGCCGAGCAGCAGCTGGCGGAGGCCTTCGAGGAAATGACCCGCAATCTCTTCTCGTTGCCCATCGACGTGCCCTTCAGCGGGCTGTACCGG GGCTTGAAGGCGCGGAACCTCATCCACGAGCGCATAGAGGAGAACATTCGCGCCAAGATCTGCGGGCTGCGGACGGCCGAGGCGGGCGGCGGCTGCAAAGATGCGCTGCAGCTGTTGATCGAGCACtcgtgggagaggggagagaggctggacaTGCAG GCACTAAAGCAATCTTCAACGGAACTCCTCTTTGGGGGACATGAAACCACAGCTAGTGCCGCCACATCTCTGATTACTTACCTTGGGCTCTATCCCCACGTTCTCCAGAAAGTTCGAGAGGAGCTGAAGAGTAAG GGTTTACTCTGCAAGAGCAATCAAGACAACAAGTTGGACATGGAAATTTTGGAACAGCTTAAATACATTGGGTGTGTTATTAAAGAGACCCTTCGCCTGAATCCCCCAGTTCCAGGAGGGTTTCGGGTTGCTCTGAAGACTTTTGAATTAAAT GGCTACCAGATTCCCAAGGGCTGGAATGTTATCTACAGTATCTGTGATACTCACGATGTGGCAGACATCTTCACCAACAAGGACGAATTTAATCCTGACCGATTTCTGCTGCCTCACCCCGAGGATGCATCCAGATTCAGCTTCATTCCATTTGGAGGAGGGCTGAGGAGCTGTGTAGGGAAGGAGTTTGCAaaaattcttctcaaaatatttacagTGGAGCTGGCCAGGCATTGTGACTGGCGGCTTCTAAATGGACCTCCTACAATGAAAACCAGTCCCACCGTGTACCCTGTGGATGATCTCCCTGCGAGGTTCACCCGTTTCCAGGGGGAGATCTGA